From a region of the Arachis ipaensis cultivar K30076 chromosome B09, Araip1.1, whole genome shotgun sequence genome:
- the LOC107618765 gene encoding auxin-binding protein ABP20: MSLIDSFSHNKMWSNIFLFALLFSTYNNVAVQSFCVADLKGAQTPEGFLCKPPTSVKVDDFILSGLEPPTTPPSSNSSKITLTPAFVQQIPGLNGLGFAVARLDMDVGGVVPLHSHPDASEMLIIVRGTVTAGFIAADNSVFVKTLRSGDVMVLPQGLLHFQLNSGNGKALVHLAFSSSNPSTQFLDVALFGSNLNSDLITKTTLLDLFEVKKLKAIFGGSG, from the coding sequence ATGTCATTGATTGATTCATTCTCACATAACAAAATGTGGAGCAATATCTTCCTCTTTGCTCTTCTGTTTTCCacttacaataatgttgcagtcCAAAGCTTTTGCGTTGCAGATCTGAAGGGAGCACAAACCCCTGAAGGGTTCCTTTGCAAGCCACCCACTTCAGTAAAAGTGGATGACTTCATTCTCTCCGGCCTCGAACCTCCCACCACCCCGCCCTCATCCAACTCTTCCAAGATCACACTAACCCCCGCATTTGTCCAGCAAATCCCTGGCCTTAACGGCCTGGGATTCGCCGTGGCGCGGTTGGACATGGATGTAGGGGGTGTAGTCCCATTGCATTCTCACCCAGATGCCTCTGAGATGCTCATAATAGTGCGTGGAACCGTAACTGCTGGATTCATAGCAGCTGATAATTCTGTTTTTGTGAAGACATTGAGAAGCGGTGACGTCATGGTTTTGCCACAAGGGTTGTTGCATTTTCAGTTGAATTCCGGAAATGGAAAAGCCCTAGTTCATCTCGCTTTTAGTAGCTCAAATCCGAGTACACAGTTTCTTGATGTTGCGTTGTTTGGTAGCAACTTGAATTCTGATTTAATCACCAAGACTACGTTACTTGATCTTTTTGAAGTGAAGAAGCTCAAGGCTATTTTTGGTGGCAGTGGATAA